One segment of Parvularcula sp. IMCC14364 DNA contains the following:
- the hisC gene encoding histidinol-phosphate transaminase, whose amino-acid sequence MTSLAQRLARPEILALEPYQTAYDENDRAQAIKLDANENPYTPLLTDSLAASVNRYPEPQPDRLLARLASLYQVDKRNIIVGRGADEAIELLIRAFCRPSEDAVLVCPPTFSYYETVAQIQGARVLQTPLNNDFSIQKDEIIAAGVSEENLKLIFLCSPMNPTGNSIPPEDILDICSKLTDSLIVLDEAYIEFSEQDSLSSHLPQTDNLVILRTLSKAYGLAGARCGCALAHPDVIDVLRRIMPPYPLSSLTEEAVMQAISPFMMPLANERVREILAQRERLMTSLPLAEDICDVYPSDANAIFVRVTDSDSFQQKMDRAGIKVRRRENVFKGGFRITVGTPAENDTLLSVLGVFKSAEKSRAAEKIRKTKETQIACRIDLDESGRIEIETGIGFFDHMLEQVARHGGFSLSLVCKGDLEIDAHHTLEDCMLTFGECLKSALGDKRGIGRFGFLLPMDETEAQVSLDLGGRPYSVFTGAFSATHIGAYPTEMTAHLFRSFADSLGASVHVSVRGENDHHKTEACFKALGRALRMAVRREGSDIPSTKGVL is encoded by the coding sequence ATGACCTCTCTCGCACAAAGGCTGGCGCGGCCGGAGATACTGGCGCTTGAGCCATATCAGACCGCGTATGATGAGAATGACCGTGCGCAGGCGATCAAACTGGATGCAAACGAAAATCCTTATACGCCATTACTGACGGATTCACTGGCCGCGAGCGTTAATCGGTATCCGGAGCCGCAGCCCGATAGGCTATTGGCAAGACTGGCTTCATTATATCAGGTCGACAAGCGGAACATCATTGTCGGACGGGGGGCTGATGAAGCGATTGAACTACTGATACGTGCGTTCTGCAGGCCATCAGAGGATGCGGTTCTCGTTTGTCCGCCGACATTCAGCTATTACGAAACGGTTGCGCAAATTCAGGGCGCCCGCGTGCTACAGACACCTCTGAATAATGATTTCAGTATTCAAAAGGATGAGATCATCGCGGCCGGTGTCAGTGAAGAAAATCTGAAACTGATTTTCCTTTGCTCCCCTATGAATCCCACAGGCAACAGCATACCACCTGAGGATATACTGGATATATGCAGCAAGCTGACGGATAGTCTGATTGTTCTTGATGAGGCTTATATAGAGTTTTCGGAACAGGACAGTCTTTCATCACATCTGCCTCAGACAGATAACCTTGTTATCCTGCGTACACTGTCCAAGGCCTACGGCCTAGCAGGCGCAAGATGTGGATGTGCGCTTGCACACCCTGACGTGATTGATGTTCTGCGCCGCATCATGCCGCCTTATCCCCTATCTTCGCTGACGGAAGAGGCAGTGATGCAGGCCATCTCGCCTTTCATGATGCCGCTGGCGAATGAGCGTGTGCGCGAGATACTGGCGCAGCGGGAGAGGCTGATGACCTCTTTGCCGTTGGCAGAAGACATATGTGACGTGTACCCGAGCGATGCGAATGCCATTTTTGTGCGTGTTACAGATTCAGACAGCTTCCAGCAGAAAATGGACAGGGCAGGCATAAAAGTACGCCGCCGTGAAAATGTCTTTAAGGGCGGCTTTCGCATCACAGTCGGGACGCCTGCTGAAAATGATACTCTTTTGTCTGTTCTTGGCGTTTTCAAATCGGCGGAAAAGTCACGGGCTGCCGAAAAAATACGCAAAACCAAAGAGACACAGATTGCCTGCCGTATTGACCTTGATGAGTCTGGCAGGATCGAGATTGAAACCGGGATCGGTTTTTTTGATCATATGCTGGAGCAGGTCGCGCGACATGGTGGCTTTTCTCTGAGTCTGGTTTGCAAGGGTGACCTTGAAATAGACGCGCATCACACGCTTGAAGACTGTATGCTGACTTTTGGGGAATGCCTGAAATCCGCCTTGGGCGATAAAAGGGGCATTGGCCGGTTTGGGTTTCTGCTACCGATGGATGAAACAGAAGCGCAGGTCAGCCTCGACCTTGGCGGGCGGCCGTACAGCGTCTTTACGGGCGCTTTTTCTGCAACTCATATCGGTGCGTACCCTACTGAAATGACGGCGCACCTATTCCGGTCCTTTGCGGACAGTCTTGGCGCGTCCGTGCATGTTTCTGTGAGGGGTGAAAACGATCATCACAAAACGGAAGCCTGTTTCAAGGCGTTGGGCCGTGCCTTGCGCATGGCTGTGCGCCGGGAGGGAAGCGATATTCCCAGCACAAAAGGTGTGTTGTGA
- the hisH gene encoding imidazole glycerol phosphate synthase subunit HisH has protein sequence MSSVTLIDMNCGNIASVEFALDRLGVHHVRTQSVEGIASAERLILPGVGTAGFAMSQLHRLDLVTALKTARQPIMGICLGMQLLFEDSEEGHTPCLGLLEGKVARLSGSAQLPVPHMGWSTLDICQPDNRLVATVQARSFAYFVHSYACPVSEATVASVDYGRACAAIVQSRNVYGCQFHPERSSSVGAQILENFMSVPC, from the coding sequence GTGAGCAGTGTAACCCTGATTGACATGAACTGCGGCAATATTGCCTCTGTTGAGTTTGCGCTAGATCGATTGGGTGTTCATCATGTGCGCACACAGTCAGTAGAAGGTATTGCGTCAGCGGAAAGATTGATTTTGCCCGGTGTTGGCACTGCCGGTTTTGCCATGTCGCAACTGCACCGTCTTGACCTGGTAACAGCACTGAAGACTGCAAGGCAACCGATCATGGGTATTTGCCTCGGTATGCAACTTCTGTTTGAAGACTCTGAAGAGGGGCATACGCCCTGTCTTGGCCTGCTGGAAGGAAAAGTGGCGCGTCTGTCAGGGAGTGCGCAGTTACCTGTGCCGCATATGGGCTGGTCAACTCTTGATATATGCCAGCCGGATAATAGACTTGTCGCGACTGTACAGGCGCGGTCATTCGCCTATTTTGTGCACAGTTATGCCTGCCCTGTTTCTGAGGCAACAGTTGCGTCGGTTGACTATGGACGCGCATGTGCAGCAATCGTTCAGTCCAGGAATGTTTATGGGTGTCAATTTCACCCGGAACGCTCCAGTTCTGTCGGTGCTCAAATTCTTGAAAATTTCATGAGCGTACCATGCTGA
- the hisA gene encoding 1-(5-phosphoribosyl)-5-[(5-phosphoribosylamino)methylideneamino]imidazole-4-carboxamide isomerase: protein MLIYPAIDLIDGKCVRLAQGSFDAVTHYDDKPADRLAAFVRDGARQVHIVDLDGARSGAPVQHQLIGNLATSAGVIVQAAGGVRTEAHVASLLDSGVSRVVIGSLAVLDKDRVLQWLEKYGGEKFTISLDVKIQDDEPIIATHGWEKSSGEILWDTLSLYAAAGLQHLLVTDVARDGMLSGPNLELMTSIIRRFPNVSLQASGGVGTLEDIVSLKEAGATAAIVGKAIYEGRFTLPEAINAGA, encoded by the coding sequence ATGCTGATTTATCCTGCTATTGATCTTATCGACGGTAAATGTGTTCGACTGGCTCAAGGCAGTTTTGATGCAGTCACGCATTATGATGACAAGCCAGCTGACCGGCTTGCTGCGTTCGTGCGGGACGGGGCAAGGCAGGTTCATATTGTCGACCTTGATGGTGCGAGATCAGGCGCGCCTGTTCAGCATCAGCTGATCGGGAATCTGGCCACGTCAGCTGGTGTTATTGTTCAGGCTGCTGGCGGGGTGCGAACCGAGGCTCATGTGGCGTCATTACTAGACAGCGGCGTCAGCCGGGTTGTTATTGGCAGCCTGGCAGTGCTCGATAAGGACAGGGTTCTTCAATGGCTTGAAAAATACGGGGGTGAGAAGTTTACCATTTCTCTTGATGTCAAAATTCAGGATGACGAGCCAATTATCGCCACCCATGGTTGGGAAAAATCTTCCGGGGAAATCCTCTGGGATACTTTGTCCTTGTACGCTGCAGCAGGCTTGCAGCATTTACTGGTTACGGATGTGGCGCGTGATGGCATGTTGTCCGGACCTAATCTGGAACTCATGACCTCAATCATTAGGCGCTTCCCGAATGTCAGCTTACAGGCATCTGGCGGGGTAGGGACCCTTGAAGATATCGTCTCTTTGAAAGAAGCCGGTGCCACGGCAGCCATTGTTGGCAAGGCGATCTATGAGGGTAGGTTCACGCTGCCGGAGGCGATCAATGCTGGCGCGTAG
- the hisF gene encoding imidazole glycerol phosphate synthase subunit HisF produces the protein MLARRIIPCLDVRDGKVVKGIQFRDHQVVGDIVDCALRYRDEGADELVLYDITASPEKRSVDVAWVRDVARVIDIPFSVAGGIRTSEQARAVLDNGADKISVNSPALENPDFIDELVDIFGSQCIVIGVDSLEENGHYYVHQYTGSPDSMVRTRRLMIDWIREAEARGAGEIVLNCMNQDGVRQGYDTRQLSMARRELTIPLVASGGAGSMQHFQTVFEVADVSGALAASVFHKNVIHIQELKKELASCGLAMRI, from the coding sequence ATGCTGGCGCGTAGGATTATTCCGTGTCTGGATGTTCGGGACGGGAAAGTTGTCAAGGGTATCCAGTTTCGCGATCATCAGGTTGTGGGCGATATTGTTGACTGTGCCCTGCGCTACCGTGATGAAGGCGCTGATGAGCTGGTTCTCTATGATATTACAGCTAGTCCGGAGAAGCGCAGTGTCGATGTCGCCTGGGTGCGGGATGTGGCGCGGGTGATTGATATTCCGTTTTCCGTAGCTGGCGGTATCAGAACCAGTGAGCAGGCGCGTGCTGTGCTTGATAATGGTGCTGACAAGATATCGGTCAATTCACCGGCCTTGGAAAATCCTGACTTTATAGATGAACTGGTCGACATTTTTGGATCGCAGTGTATCGTTATTGGCGTGGATTCTCTGGAAGAAAATGGTCACTATTACGTCCATCAGTACACGGGGAGCCCGGATTCTATGGTGCGCACACGCCGCCTGATGATTGATTGGATCAGGGAGGCTGAGGCGCGCGGTGCTGGCGAGATTGTCTTGAACTGCATGAATCAGGACGGCGTGCGGCAAGGCTATGATACCAGGCAATTATCCATGGCGCGGCGTGAGCTGACGATCCCCCTTGTCGCTTCTGGTGGTGCGGGGTCAATGCAACACTTTCAAACCGTCTTTGAAGTGGCTGATGTCAGCGGCGCACTTGCAGCCAGTGTCTTCCACAAGAATGTCATACACATACAGGAACTGAAGAAGGAGCTTGCTTCATGCGGCCTCGCGATGCGGATATAG
- the hisIE gene encoding bifunctional phosphoribosyl-AMP cyclohydrolase/phosphoribosyl-ATP diphosphatase HisIE yields MRPRDADIDVQGLDWQKSNGLIPAIIQDADTLQVLMLGYMNRESLEKTHASGLVTFFSRSRQALWQKGETSGNTLTVVSVKMDCDKDTLLVLARRNGPVCHLGTRSCFADGEAPGIGFLAELEQVVSDRRSAAPDSSYTAKLFAAGKKRIAQKVGEEGVETALAGAAGDRDELKEEAADLLYHLTVLLQANDMLLSDVLSVLRTRHQKT; encoded by the coding sequence ATGCGGCCTCGCGATGCGGATATAGATGTTCAGGGTCTTGACTGGCAGAAAAGCAATGGCTTGATTCCCGCCATCATTCAGGATGCTGATACGCTGCAGGTTCTTATGCTCGGTTACATGAACAGGGAATCTCTGGAGAAGACACACGCCAGTGGCCTGGTGACTTTCTTTAGTCGGTCACGTCAGGCGCTGTGGCAGAAGGGCGAAACCTCCGGCAATACGCTGACAGTTGTGTCTGTCAAAATGGATTGCGACAAAGACACGCTTCTGGTTCTGGCCCGTCGAAATGGGCCTGTCTGCCATCTGGGAACACGCAGCTGCTTTGCTGACGGAGAAGCGCCCGGTATCGGTTTTCTGGCAGAATTGGAGCAGGTCGTAAGCGATCGTCGATCAGCAGCACCGGACAGTAGCTACACGGCAAAACTATTTGCAGCCGGTAAAAAACGTATCGCGCAGAAAGTAGGGGAAGAGGGGGTTGAGACGGCTTTGGCCGGTGCCGCCGGTGACAGGGATGAGTTGAAGGAAGAGGCCGCTGATCTACTATATCACCTGACAGTGCTGCTGCAGGCCAACGATATGTTGTTGTCAGATGTGCTGTCTGTTCTGCGTACACGTCATCAAAAAACCTGA
- a CDS encoding acyl-CoA dehydrogenase family protein: MTYAQTIEWTRKQVPAFREKAAQFEELRQLPTDTATGMAEAGLFRLLTPEYLGGLEATPAQFSEALQLVSMGDASAGWCTMIADTAALVAAYLPKVTAREVFSDPNVILAGIFAPMGKAVREGDTYRVSGRWQWASGSANCAWLSGGSLIVENAKPKMLPNGLPESRMMIFPREDIELVDTWHVTGLKGTGSGDMVASDAVVPVERSVSLLTDQPVVESPLYVFPVFGLLALGIASVALGNARASLDAIITLANGKKTPGGRKSMAERPVVQTEIAKAEASWRSAQAYLSGSIEEAWQAAQKAPVLTASLRADLRLASTHATRVCADICRTAYDLGGGSSVFLDNELQRRFRDAHTMTQHIMVGPAMYEQTGRVKLGLETDLSML, encoded by the coding sequence ATGACTTATGCGCAGACCATTGAGTGGACACGGAAACAGGTTCCAGCGTTCAGAGAGAAAGCGGCCCAGTTCGAAGAATTGCGGCAGTTGCCTACCGACACCGCAACCGGCATGGCAGAAGCCGGTTTGTTCCGCCTGCTGACACCAGAATATCTTGGGGGACTGGAAGCAACGCCAGCGCAATTCAGTGAGGCGCTTCAACTGGTCAGTATGGGTGACGCAAGCGCTGGCTGGTGCACCATGATCGCAGACACAGCAGCGCTTGTGGCTGCTTATCTGCCGAAGGTGACGGCACGCGAGGTTTTTTCTGATCCGAATGTCATTCTTGCGGGTATTTTTGCCCCGATGGGCAAGGCGGTCCGTGAGGGAGACACATATCGGGTTAGCGGGCGCTGGCAATGGGCATCCGGTTCCGCGAATTGTGCCTGGTTGTCTGGTGGCTCGCTGATCGTTGAAAACGCCAAACCAAAAATGCTTCCAAATGGCTTGCCGGAGAGCAGGATGATGATCTTTCCGCGTGAGGATATTGAACTTGTTGACACATGGCATGTCACGGGCCTGAAGGGCACAGGGTCTGGCGACATGGTTGCGTCTGATGCTGTTGTGCCGGTTGAGAGATCTGTCTCCCTGCTGACCGACCAGCCTGTGGTCGAAAGTCCACTCTATGTGTTTCCGGTTTTCGGCCTTCTCGCTCTGGGTATTGCTTCTGTGGCTCTTGGCAACGCAAGGGCAAGTCTTGATGCAATCATTACACTTGCCAATGGTAAAAAGACACCCGGTGGCCGCAAGAGTATGGCGGAGCGTCCCGTTGTACAAACGGAAATAGCAAAGGCAGAAGCGTCCTGGCGTTCGGCGCAGGCGTATCTGTCAGGCAGTATTGAAGAGGCCTGGCAGGCAGCACAGAAAGCACCTGTGCTGACAGCTTCATTGAGAGCTGACCTGCGTCTTGCCAGCACGCATGCAACGCGCGTGTGTGCGGATATTTGCCGCACAGCTTATGACCTTGGTGGCGGAAGTTCGGTCTTTCTGGATAATGAATTGCAGCGACGTTTCCGGGACGCCCATACAATGACCCAACATATTATGGTGGGCCCTGCAATGTATGAGCAGACCGGCCGGGTGAAGCTGGGCCTGGAAACAGACCTGTCAATGCTCTGA